AGGTTTGCTCGGTCTATCTGCTGCGCGAGGGCGTGTTGGAGCTGTTCGCGACGCGCGGGCTGGACGAACGGGCGGTGCATGTCACCAAGCTGGCGCTGGGTGAGGGCCTGGTCGGCACCATTGCCAAGAATGTCGAAACGCTGAACCTCGACGAAGCCGCCGCACATCCCGACTTTGCCTATCGCCCGGAAACGGGGGAGGACCGCTTCCACAGCTTTGCCGGCGTGCCGATCATCCGTCGCGAACGCGCGGTTGGCGTGCTGGCGGTGCAGCATGTCGATCCGCGCCGTTATGCCGATGTCGAGATCGAGGCGTTGCAGACGGTGGCGATGGTGCTGTCCGAACTGATCGCCAACGCCGACCTGATCGATGAGGCGGGGCCGGGCGCCGCCCGACCGCAGGCAACCGGACCGGGCCGTATCGATGGCTTCAAGCTGGTCGACGGCATGGCGGCGGGCGCGGCGGTTTTCCACCAGCCGCGCGTCGTGATCGATCATGTCGTGGCAGAGGATGTGGAAGCCGAACGCCACCGGGTTTACGCCGCGTTCGACAAGATGCGCGACCAGATCGAGCGTATGGCAAGCCAAGCCGATTTCGGCGTTGGCGGCGAACATGACGAGGTGCTCGAGACCTACAAGATGTTCGCCTATGACGAGGGGTGGGCGCGGCGCATCAACGAAGCGATCGACAGCGGCCTGACGGCGGAGGCCGCGATCGAGCGTGTGCAGCAGCGTACCCGGATGCGGATGCGCGAGATTTCGGATCCGCTGCTCGCCGACCGGATGCACGATCTGGAGGACCTGTCCAACCGGCTGCTCAGGATCGTCGCGGGACAGCTTGGCACTGCGGCGCAGATGGGGTTGCGGCAGGACACGATCCTGATCGCGCGTAACCTGGGTCCGGCGGAACTGCTCGAATATGATCGCCGCCGGTTGAAGGGCGTGATCCTTGAGGAAGGATCACTGACCGCGCACGTCACCATCGTCGCGCGCGCCATGGGCGTGCCGGTGCTGGGCCGGGTCCGCGACGTCAAGCGCCTGATCGCGGAGGGCGACCGCATCCTCTTGGACGCTGGCGCCGAGACGGTGGTCGTTCGCCCCTCCATCGCGATGGAGGAAGTGTTCGAGGCGAAGATGGCGGTCGGCCAGCGCCGCCGCGCCGCCTTTGCCGCGCAAAAGG
The genomic region above belongs to Sphingomonas sp. IW22 and contains:
- the ptsP gene encoding phosphoenolpyruvate--protein phosphotransferase, which produces MPTTAAAAAREILVRLHEVMAARSGAQAKLNGVVNIIGEALDSEVCSVYLLREGVLELFATRGLDERAVHVTKLALGEGLVGTIAKNVETLNLDEAAAHPDFAYRPETGEDRFHSFAGVPIIRRERAVGVLAVQHVDPRRYADVEIEALQTVAMVLSELIANADLIDEAGPGAARPQATGPGRIDGFKLVDGMAAGAAVFHQPRVVIDHVVAEDVEAERHRVYAAFDKMRDQIERMASQADFGVGGEHDEVLETYKMFAYDEGWARRINEAIDSGLTAEAAIERVQQRTRMRMREISDPLLADRMHDLEDLSNRLLRIVAGQLGTAAQMGLRQDTILIARNLGPAELLEYDRRRLKGVILEEGSLTAHVTIVARAMGVPVLGRVRDVKRLIAEGDRILLDAGAETVVVRPSIAMEEVFEAKMAVGQRRRAAFAAQKGEPPITRDGTRVTLMVNAGLRDDVAALDLTGADGIGLFRTEFQFLVSATLPARERQQRLYRDVLDAAGDRPVIFRTVDIGGDKALPYLDHDEDHLEENPAMGWRALRLALDREGLMKAQARALLEAGAGRTLNVMFPMVSEPWEFDQAVALFEAQRRWLGERSRKLPNDVRYGAMLEVPALAEVLDLLLPRLDFLSIGTNDLTQFLFAADRAHPKLALRYDWLSVSILRFLRRVVVPVQAAGKPVAVCGEMGGRPLEAMALIGLGIERLSITPAAVGPVKAMVRSLDLRQLRADMAAMLDAPTGPIRPQLEAWAAKNGVELS